In Caldisericaceae bacterium, a single window of DNA contains:
- the rpsT gene encoding 30S ribosomal protein S20 has protein sequence MPILKASKKAVIKSEKRRERNEYYTIALKRALDFAKKSNYSEEKVKEAIKIIDKLESKGILHPNTAARKKSNLMKKFNLKNKADKQA, from the coding sequence ATGCCAATTTTAAAAGCGTCTAAGAAAGCAGTTATTAAGAGTGAAAAAAGAAGAGAAAGAAATGAATATTATACAATAGCTCTTAAAAGGGCTTTAGATTTTGCTAAGAAGAGCAACTACTCAGAAGAAAAGGTAAAAGAAGCAATAAAAATAATCGATAAACTTGAGTCTAAGGGTATTCTTCACCCAAATACAGCAGCCCGTAAGAAATCGAACTTAATGAAGAAATTTAACCTTAAAAATAAAGCGGATAAGCAAGCTTAA